The following are encoded in a window of Oncorhynchus masou masou isolate Uvic2021 chromosome 17, UVic_Omas_1.1, whole genome shotgun sequence genomic DNA:
- the LOC135558122 gene encoding PX domain-containing protein 1-like, whose product MATVAFEGTSLMNMFVQNCWVVGTQRIISQRGEEEFMEVRTELSDRSVLYLHRTDRDLGSLLKRLMDAFPEDRATPTQSALRDGFVRIRDAAEANDIEIRLQEVEKLLRRVVTLPMKYSRSEAVLTFFEQSPLDLMIRENNINNMEPYYQSPVTISDIMRCNGFCLANTETIFYDYSAPQDRHRALSMSTCTESAGFGYDTQSGFKETLDIVETASTDGSAEDQETSFPNLTYYQLLTYETDILE is encoded by the exons ATGGCAACTGTTGCTTTTGAGGGAACTTCGCTCATGAACATGTTTGTACAAAACTGTTGGGTTGTTGGCACACAGCGAATAATTAGTCAACGCGGAGAGGAAGAATTCATGGAGGTCCGGACCGAGTTATCGGACAGGAGCGTTCTCTATTTGCACAGAACGGACCGTGATCTCGGAAGCCTTCTAAAGAGACTCATGGATGCTTTCCCAGAGGATAGAGCAACTCCTACACAGTCAGCGCTCCGAGATG GATTTGTGCGAATAAGAGACGCTGCAGAGGCCAATGATATTGAGATTCGATTGCAAGAGGTGGAAAAACTCCTCAGGAGGGTCGTTACCTTGCCAATGAAG TATTCACGGTCGGAAGCAGTGCTCACATTCTTTGAGCAATCTCCGCTGGACCTGATGATAAGAgaaaacaacatcaacaacatggagCCATACTACCAGAGTCCAGTAACAATATCag ATATCATGAGGTGCAATGGATTTTGTCTGGCTAACACGGAGACCATTTTTTATGACTACAGTGCACCACAGGATAGACACAGAGCCCTGTCAATGTCCACATGTACAGAGTCTGCAGGTTTTGG GTACGATACCCAATCTGGGTTTAAGGAGACCCTGGACATCGTTGAGACAGCATCAACGGATGGTAGTGCCGAAGACCAAGAAACGTCTTTCCCTAATCTGACGTACTACCAACTACTGACCTACGAGACTGATATTCTGGAATGA